In Camelina sativa cultivar DH55 chromosome 17, Cs, whole genome shotgun sequence, the genomic stretch TCCAGCTTCGGTTGCACGCGGGTGCGAGTGAGGCGGGTTTACACCTCCTGGAGCGAATTCAACGTTGTTCATCGAGAGTCCTAAAGTGTTTAGACCCGGAAAAGTTAAGACGTTGGCTGGAGTCACGGCTACCCCGTTAGCGTTCGTGGTGTTTAAAGGAGCACCTAAGCCGGAGAAGAAAAAGTCAGAAGCGGAGACGGCTGACTTGCAAGGGAAGCCATTGATGGAAGGAGAAGCTTTGAGATCGCCAACGCAGAAGTCTTGCAAAGGATCAGAATCAGATGAGAGAGATGGGATTACGAAGAGGCATAGCGTTAGAAAGAAAGATCTGAAAAGAGTAGTCGTCATAGCTTATTGATGAGAATGATGAAACAGAGCATCCTCTGTTTTGTAGATATATAGTGGTTTATTTTGGTCTTTGGCATAGTTTCTTTTgacttcttctattttttagtctatagaaaaataattggaGATCGGTTGAGGTATATAAATGGGCatgaaaatattgtttgtttattactAATGGTTCAAGTTTGATGCTCTGATCAAAActaatactatttttttctaaagcattttattgattttgtcgTAAGAAGCAATTTGAAGAACATGTCAAAGTTAATGGTTAAACTGTCATTTTGTTAAACAGAGAACATTTCTTACTTAGTCATAAGATACATCTTAACTTCCAAGACTTAATGATGtcttttagaaaaagaaaatgagaagttCAGAGAATTTTAGTTTGTAACTGAGAGTCATTGGTCGACAATGCACGATTTTTTCCATGATGGCATTAGTGGGTAAGAATCTAATATTGTTTGATAATAATATTTGTCTTGGTCAAGTCTTTATGGGTTTGTTGAAGTGGGATTTtcataaataatgtttttaattcCTTGGCGTCAGAGTTTGAGATTCAATGAATCATCAAAGAAAGTATCAACACTAGTTCTGAAACACTAAAACAGGTTCAAGATTGAATCTGAAGTAAGAGACAAGACAAGGCAgcaaacaaatgttttttttgcttgttctgttataaaaaatttcagtaTTAATTACATACAGATTTTGATACAAGAATGTTGTTTGGATTTCTTCTGATGATAGAAGAAAGTAAGTAAAGCAGAGTCATGATTCTGATGGCATTTCGATGAAACTACGAAGCATATGCAGATTCTGAGATATCTGTAATAGAATTGCTTCTCCTTCACTAACATCTAAAACATCTGAAATTTGCTGCAACAGTTCACCTTTTGATTCAATTGCATTTAGTCTCTCTGTAATCTCTGATATCTCCTTCACTAACATATCTTTTCTGCTTCCATTTGCTGTTACaaatgcaaacaaaaacaaagattcagACAGTTTCTTAAAGAAAGATTCTTAAAGAAACATATAACAGAATGAGAGTCTTACCATTTTCTTCCTCTAAGATCACACCATTGGTAGGTTTAGACTCCTCAACTGAATCTTTCATTTGTTCCAAATCATCTTCATGATTTGAAGAACAAACAGGCAAATCTGAGACCGGTTTagtttcatctttctcttcatcaaGAAACTCTTCTGCtgcttctcctctttcttcgtcttcctctccCAACAATCCATATCTCAATCTATAAGCTTCGATTTCAGCTTCAAGCTCTTTcatttcctcttctctcttaaCCAACAAACCATTCATAGACTGCAAAGCTTCTTGATCATATTCCGCTTGCTCATCCATCATTCTCTGATACTGCAATGCCTCCATTTGAACAGCAGCTTTCTCAGCTTGCAGTCTCGTGATCATAGCCATTGCGTTGTTTGCTGCAACAGCTGAAGCACTCCTCTCTTCGTCTAACTCCATATACAAATCCATCAATGACTTGCGATCCAATCTAACCTGTCTATTTAGATGATGAAGTATCGAATCTCCATCCAACACTTCGTTCTCCGAACCATTCTGATCAGTCAGTGATTTCTTCATTGATCGAACAGACCATCGTGGACTGTTCTGCACCGAATCAGAAAGTGGAATTCCAAAGAATTTATTGCCACCTTTAACAAAACTTGGAGTTCTATCATCGACTGAATCCACCAATGCGCCTTTTGTGTTAAGAGCATCTTCGTCCTCGGTCAATTCCGTGTATTTGATGTTAGACACATCCAAGGTTCTTTGATTGAATGAAACTCTAGGAGAAGGACTAGGAGCACCAAAGAAAGATTGGTTACCATTCTTTGGTTTCTCAGATTTCACCTTCAGTAGCTCCCCACAACAAGAACAACGTTGGTGTTGCTGAAACCTGTCGTTGCCATTGTTAGTTCTGTAATCAATCTGATAAAAGTTATCATCTCTCTTAGAACCCGTAACTGGAAACGCCAGTTGAAGCTCACGTTCATCATCTATAAGAAGCTCAAGATCCTTATGCAAGATTCCAATAAGAGACTTGTAAGTATCAACGTCTGATTCTTTCTCGGTGgcgaaagagagaagacaaCCTTCACACATTCGTTTGATCTCAGAGAGTTTCTTGTGAACATGACAGTAAGCGAGAGACGAGACATTCTTCTTGTGAGCATCGCATATCGAGTCGTTGTAATAGAAATCAGGGTTTGTTCTGACAAGAACATGGTCGAGCCTAGTGCAGAGAAGACATGGGATTTTGAGATCGAAGAACTTAGCCatttggttggagaagaaagcTAGGAAGCCATCGATGAAGAGGATAATGATGAGGATCCATTCAAGAAGAGCGTAGATTAGAAAATGTGGGTAGGTTCCAAGTTCTTTTTCTACGAAACTCTTGAAGGAACGGTTAGACATTATTGTGATTGCAAAAAAGCGATCACGAagcaaacagagaaatcaacaggaatctaaaaaagaagaagaaattatctAAAAAGGTTACATGAAGATTGAAATGGAAGCAGAAgaagggggaaaaaaaacagagattatGACCTTTATTATTTAGTCTGCTATATTTGGATAGGGGAAGAATTGAATTGACCAAAAATTACCTGAAATAACGGCTAATCGCAGATAATGAAACTTAGACAAAATTAGAGTTGTTCTTATGTTCTGTTGTTTTGGATTATCATGTCCCTTAATTACCATGTAGGCATGTACTactataagcaaaaaaaaatagtgtttgCTGggggaagaaaacaaaaatccacCAAATTAAGTCAAAATGGCACATGACATTATTATGAGATTGTagataatgataaaatattcAACGAACCATACATACAGTTTAGCTTATCTCCAAAAGATAAGAGTATACAAAAGCCTACAAACCCCACAAATCACCAACCATTGATTGAGATGGGCCACATGAGAATCACgacttgtttgttttaacttacacataccacaaaaacaaaacacgcACAGCAGAAAACGACTCATAACAGTGTGTGTGTGACCAAAGAGTTTTTACAAACAAACGAAAATGATGAAGAACCCCTAAACACAGTTCGTCCATCCCTAACAGCCTTCCTCtgttattgttcttttttttccctgattatttttttcagacaaaatacataaaagttTGACACAGTAAGGCCTAAAGAAAAGATCAAAAACAAGACTGAAGACGgttctttttgttatcttatACCTAATTTGTACCAACTACTACAAcaacagagaaacaaagaaagaagcaagGTCTTGTAGATTCACCTTGGCTTTATTAGGTCTAAGCAACTCTGATGATGCTGCTATTGCTATCTCCATCACTGAAGCTTGGCATCATTGTGAAAGCTGAGTGTCTTGAGTTGGGTTGCTCGTTAAGATTAAATGAAGAGGCCAGAGAAAGGTTGAGAGAAAGCGGTGCAGCATCTGTGCTTAGATTGAATGCAGGATTTGCTTGGAAGGTTACTGGCACCAGATATGAATCGTTGAGATTAAACGTCTGTTGTGGTGAAGTCTCAATTTTTGTCGGCACAGCAACTTCAGCTCTGGACATGATGTTAGTTTCAGGTAGTGGTGAGTTCTCCTGAGCCTGATCTTGCTCCATGGGCATATCTGTAACCTGataaaaaccaatcaaacctaACTGTCACACAACTTACCATTATAGTGATAAGTAAAATCTCTACCTATAACCCCCAATCTTGAATTTATCTACTAACTAAGTACAGCTTGAAAGACATATATACCCAATTTGACCAAAATCATTATGATACTTCTTTGTCCTACAATTCTAAAAGAGGGAATACTAAAAACAAATTGACTTCTAAGAAAGGAAAGAGCTTTC encodes the following:
- the LOC104756242 gene encoding probable myosin-binding protein 5, with the protein product MSNRSFKSFVEKELGTYPHFLIYALLEWILIIILFIDGFLAFFSNQMAKFFDLKIPCLLCTRLDHVLVRTNPDFYYNDSICDAHKKNVSSLAYCHVHKKLSEIKRMCEGCLLSFATEKESDVDTYKSLIGILHKDLELLIDDERELQLAFPVTGSKRDDNFYQIDYRTNNGNDRFQQHQRCSCCGELLKVKSEKPKNGNQSFFGAPSPSPRVSFNQRTLDVSNIKYTELTEDEDALNTKGALVDSVDDRTPSFVKGGNKFFGIPLSDSVQNSPRWSVRSMKKSLTDQNGSENEVLDGDSILHHLNRQVRLDRKSLMDLYMELDEERSASAVAANNAMAMITRLQAEKAAVQMEALQYQRMMDEQAEYDQEALQSMNGLLVKREEEMKELEAEIEAYRLRYGLLGEEDEERGEAAEEFLDEEKDETKPVSDLPVCSSNHEDDLEQMKDSVEESKPTNGVILEEENANGSRKDMLVKEISEITERLNAIESKGELLQQISDVLDVSEGEAILLQISQNLHMLRSFIEMPSES
- the LOC104756241 gene encoding germin-like protein subfamily T member 2 translates to MTTTLFRSFFLTLCLFVIPSLSSDSDPLQDFCVGDLKASPSINGFPCKSAVSASDFFFSGLGAPLNTTNANGVAVTPANVLTFPGLNTLGLSMNNVEFAPGGVNPPHSHPRATEAGVVIEGSVFVGFLTTNNTLFSKVIHAGEMFVVPRGLVHFQWNVGKGKARLITAFNSQLPGSAVLPSSLFGSNPTIPNPVLTKTFRTDDVTVNKLKSKFAV